The following are encoded in a window of Aythya fuligula isolate bAytFul2 chromosome 26, bAytFul2.pri, whole genome shotgun sequence genomic DNA:
- the FSTL3 gene encoding follistatin-related protein 3: MPLRLALCLLALCGPAGGDAAHGGICWLQQGKEAKCTMILKTGVTWEECCANGNVDVAWSNYTYPGNKISLLGFLGLVTCHPCKESCEGVVCGPDKVCKMKHGRPQCACAPDCSSLPRKLQVCGSDGYTYRDECDLLTAKCRDHPDLEVMYQGKCKKSCSSVVCPGTHTCVVDQTGSAHCVTCRTAPCPEPTSLDHALCGNNNVTYPSACHLRRATCHLGRSIGVRHYGSCSAAAKFSLETDNAEENYV, encoded by the exons atGCCGCTCCGGCTGGCGCTCTGCCTGCTCGCCCTCTGCGGCCCCGCCGGCGGCGACGCCGCGCACG GTGGgatctgctggctgcagcaggggaaggaggccAAGTGCACCATGATCCTGAAAACGGGCGTGACGTGGGAGGAATGCTGCGCCAACGGCAACGTGGACGTGGCCTGGTCTAATTACACCTACCCAGGCAACAAGATCAGCCTGCTGGGCTTCCTGGGGCTGGTGACCTGCCACCCCTGCAAAG AGAGCTGCGAGGGGGTGGTGTGCGGCCCCGACAAGGTGTGCAAGATGAAGCACGGGCGGCCCCAGTGCGCCTGCGCCCCCGACTGCTCCAGCCTGCCCCGCAAGCTGCAGGTCTGCGGCTCCGACGGCTACACCTACCGGGACGAGTGCGACCTGCTGACGGCCAAGTGCAGAGACCACCCCGACCTGGAAGTGATGTACCAGGGCAAATGCAAAA AGTCCTGCTCCAGCGTGGTGTGCCCCGGCACCCACACCTGCGTGGTGGACCAGACGGGCAGCGCGCACTGCGTGACGTGCCGGACGGCTCCCTGCCCCGAGCCCACCAGCCTGGACCATGCCCTGTGCGGCAACAACAACGTCACCTACCCATCGGCGTGCCACCTGCGGCGGGCCACGTGCCATCTGGGGCGCTCCATCGGCGTGCGCCACTACGGGAGCTGCTCGG CCGCGGCCAAGTTCTCCCTGGAGACGGACAACGCCGAGGAAAACTACGTGTGA
- the PRSS57 gene encoding serine protease 57, which yields MVTALLILSLGGSVLLPALGPAGARGSRVIGGKAALPHSWPFIASIQMDGQHFCGGFLVWPKWVMTAAHCPIPRRNPSVRVVLGAHRLEQPEESQQVFGVEESIAHPLYDPRTVDNDIRLLRLNGSATLNKYVKRIRLPSPHIDLKPGTVCLVLGWGDISNYGERPEQLMETDTAIVKRSLCRTLWRGRVSANMLCGASRNATLRGVCAGDSGGPLVFKRKVYGIVSFSGERCGDRRYPDVYTKISNYIDWVHLIVLKHRHPEGQQKHNPGPGAAKGPGAGRLRGPAGGPRHRSGLEAPRRAGKGWDTRAPPPAPGALTVDGN from the exons ATGGTCACCGCTCTGCTCATCCTCAGCCTGGGGGGCTCCGTGCTGCTCCCGGCGCTGGGCCCAGCAG GTGCCCGCGGCAGCCGGGTGATCGGGGGGAAGGCAGCGCTGCCCCACTCCTGGCCCTTCATCGCCTCCATCCAGATGGACGGGCAGCACTTCTGTGGGGGCTTCCTCGTCTGGCCCAAGTGGGTGATGACTGCGGCCCACTGCCCCATCCCCAG GCGCAACCCCTCGGTGCGCGTGGTGCTGGGCGCCCACCGGCTGGAGCAGCCCGAGGAGTCGCAGCAGGTCTTCGGCGTCGAGGAGTCCATCGCGCACCCCCTCTACGACCCCCGCACGGTGGACAACGACATCCGCCTGCTCAGG ctGAACGGGTCGGCCACGCTGAACAAGTACGTGAAGCGCATCCGCCTGCCCTCGCCGCACATCGACCTGAAGCCCGGGACCgtctgcctggtgctgggctggggggacaTCTCCAACTACGGCGAGCGCCCCGAGCAGCTGATGGAGACCGACACGGCCATCGTCAAGCGCAGCCTGTGCCGCACGCTGTGGCGGGGCCGCGTCTCGGCCAACATGCTGTGCGGGGCCAGCCGCAACGCCACGCTGCGGGGCGTCTGCGCG GGTGACTCCGGGGGACCTCTGGTCTTCAAGAGGAAGGTTTACGGCATCGTCTCCTTCTCCGGGGAGAGATGCGGGGACCGCCGGTACCCTGACGTTTACACCAAGATCTCCAACTACATCGACTGGGTGCACCTCATCGTGCTCAAGCACCGCCACCCCGAGGGGCAGCAGAAGCACAACCCAGGTCCGGGGGCAGCGAAGGGTCCCGGGGCAGGCAGACTGCGGGGGCCAGCAGGGGGGCCGAGGCATCGCAGTGGTCTGGAGGCTCccaggagggcagggaagggctgggacACCCGGGCCCCCCCTCCAGCTCCAGGGGCTTTGACGGTCGATGGGAACTGA
- the PALM gene encoding paralemmin-1 isoform X2 has protein sequence MEAVETSTLQQERLQAIAEKRKRQTEIENKRRQLEDDRRQLQHLKSKALRERWLLEGAPSSASEEDEAMKKQMQEDEVKTKELEETIQRLEKELETLENSSSVASTKENLAEVAAVPAKEEKAEIVPNAQKSPLGTAVAKKVSSSPMKAVEGTDMMKAAMYSVEITVEKDRVTGETKVLSSTTLLPQNHCLQGVKVYEDELKVVHAVSAEAGALQNGAHPLSSSEVDELLHKADEVTLSEAKAGEEAAGSAPSSQKPTPRREITGLQAKPRENSTALPPGEGAEPSREQPVTMIFMGYQNVEDENETKKVLGLEGTIKAELVVIEDAESKPEPAGKDHAPPNGTALEPAAAPQQGEEAPGGQKPGANATEAKEAEQDMDAKKQRCKCCTVM, from the exons ATGGA GGCCGTGGAGACCAGCACCCTTCagcaggagaggctgcaggCCATCGCG GAGAAGCGGAAACGCCAGACGGAGATCGAGAACAAGAGGCGGCAGCTCGAGGATGACCGGcggcagctgcagcacctcaag TCCAAGGCTCTGCGGGAGAggtggctgctggagggggCCCCGTCCTCCGCCTCCGAGGAGGATGAGGCGATGAAGAAGCAAATGCAGGAGGATGAAGTGAAGAccaaggagctggaggaaaCCATCCAGAG gctggagaaggagctggagaCGCTGGAGAACAGCAGCTCGGTGGCGTCCACCAAGGAGAACCTGGCCGAGGTGGCGGCGGTGCCGGCCAAGGAGGAGAAGGCCGAGATCGTCCCCAACGCGCAGAAG AGTCCCCTGGGCACAGCCGTAG CCAAGAAGGTCTCCAGCAGCCCCATGAAGGCGGTGGAAGGCACCGACATGATGAAGGCAG CCATGTACTCAGTGGAGATCACGGTGGAGAAGGACAGAGTTACTGGGGAGACCAAGGTCCTGTCCAGCACCACCCTTCTCCCCCAGAACCATTGTCTGCAAGGGGTCAAAGTGTACGAGGATGAGCTAAAAG TGGTGCACGCGGTGAGCGCCGAGGCTGGGGCCCTGCAGAACGGGGCGCACCCGCTCAGCTCCTCGGAGGTGGACGAGCTCCTTCACAAGGCGGACGAGGTGACCCTGAGCGAGGCCAAGGCGGGCGAGGAGGCGGCCGGCAGCGCCCCGTCCAGCCAGAAGCCGACGCCGCGCAGGGAGATCACGGGGCTGCAGGCGAAGCCAAGGGAAAACTCCACGGCGCTGCCGCCGGGCGAGGGCGCGGAGCCGAGCCGGGAGCAGCCGGTCACCATGATCTTCATGGGCTACCAGAACGTGGAAGACGAGAACGAGACCAAgaaggtgctggggctggagggcacCATCAAGGCCGAGCTGGTGGTGATCGAGGACGCCGAGAGCAAGCCGGAGCCGGCGGGCAAGGACCACGCGCCGCCCAACGGCACCGCGCTGGagcccgcggccgccccgcagCAGGGGGAGGAGGCCCCGGGCGGGCAGAAGCCGGGTGCCAACGCCACGGAAGCCAAGGAGGCCGAGCAGGACATGGACGCGAAGAAGCAGCGCTGCAAATGCTGCACGGTGATGTGA
- the PALM gene encoding paralemmin-1 isoform X3, with the protein MNLFAGAHETGAVETSTLQQERLQAIAEKRKRQTEIENKRRQLEDDRRQLQHLKSKALRERWLLEGAPSSASEEDEAMKKQMQEDEVKTKELEETIQRLEKELETLENSSSVASTKENLAEVAAVPAKEEKAEIVPNAQKSPLGTAVAKKVSSSPMKAVEGTDMMKAVVHAVSAEAGALQNGAHPLSSSEVDELLHKADEVTLSEAKAGEEAAGSAPSSQKPTPRREITGLQAKPRENSTALPPGEGAEPSREQPVTMIFMGYQNVEDENETKKVLGLEGTIKAELVVIEDAESKPEPAGKDHAPPNGTALEPAAAPQQGEEAPGGQKPGANATEAKEAEQDMDAKKQRCKCCTVM; encoded by the exons ATGAACCTGTTCGCAGGAGCGCACGAGACCGG GGCCGTGGAGACCAGCACCCTTCagcaggagaggctgcaggCCATCGCG GAGAAGCGGAAACGCCAGACGGAGATCGAGAACAAGAGGCGGCAGCTCGAGGATGACCGGcggcagctgcagcacctcaag TCCAAGGCTCTGCGGGAGAggtggctgctggagggggCCCCGTCCTCCGCCTCCGAGGAGGATGAGGCGATGAAGAAGCAAATGCAGGAGGATGAAGTGAAGAccaaggagctggaggaaaCCATCCAGAG gctggagaaggagctggagaCGCTGGAGAACAGCAGCTCGGTGGCGTCCACCAAGGAGAACCTGGCCGAGGTGGCGGCGGTGCCGGCCAAGGAGGAGAAGGCCGAGATCGTCCCCAACGCGCAGAAG AGTCCCCTGGGCACAGCCGTAG CCAAGAAGGTCTCCAGCAGCCCCATGAAGGCGGTGGAAGGCACCGACATGATGAAGGCAG TGGTGCACGCGGTGAGCGCCGAGGCTGGGGCCCTGCAGAACGGGGCGCACCCGCTCAGCTCCTCGGAGGTGGACGAGCTCCTTCACAAGGCGGACGAGGTGACCCTGAGCGAGGCCAAGGCGGGCGAGGAGGCGGCCGGCAGCGCCCCGTCCAGCCAGAAGCCGACGCCGCGCAGGGAGATCACGGGGCTGCAGGCGAAGCCAAGGGAAAACTCCACGGCGCTGCCGCCGGGCGAGGGCGCGGAGCCGAGCCGGGAGCAGCCGGTCACCATGATCTTCATGGGCTACCAGAACGTGGAAGACGAGAACGAGACCAAgaaggtgctggggctggagggcacCATCAAGGCCGAGCTGGTGGTGATCGAGGACGCCGAGAGCAAGCCGGAGCCGGCGGGCAAGGACCACGCGCCGCCCAACGGCACCGCGCTGGagcccgcggccgccccgcagCAGGGGGAGGAGGCCCCGGGCGGGCAGAAGCCGGGTGCCAACGCCACGGAAGCCAAGGAGGCCGAGCAGGACATGGACGCGAAGAAGCAGCGCTGCAAATGCTGCACGGTGATGTGA
- the PALM gene encoding paralemmin-1 isoform X1, with protein sequence MNLFAGAHETGAVETSTLQQERLQAIAEKRKRQTEIENKRRQLEDDRRQLQHLKSKALRERWLLEGAPSSASEEDEAMKKQMQEDEVKTKELEETIQRLEKELETLENSSSVASTKENLAEVAAVPAKEEKAEIVPNAQKSPLGTAVAKKVSSSPMKAVEGTDMMKAAMYSVEITVEKDRVTGETKVLSSTTLLPQNHCLQGVKVYEDELKVVHAVSAEAGALQNGAHPLSSSEVDELLHKADEVTLSEAKAGEEAAGSAPSSQKPTPRREITGLQAKPRENSTALPPGEGAEPSREQPVTMIFMGYQNVEDENETKKVLGLEGTIKAELVVIEDAESKPEPAGKDHAPPNGTALEPAAAPQQGEEAPGGQKPGANATEAKEAEQDMDAKKQRCKCCTVM encoded by the exons ATGAACCTGTTCGCAGGAGCGCACGAGACCGG GGCCGTGGAGACCAGCACCCTTCagcaggagaggctgcaggCCATCGCG GAGAAGCGGAAACGCCAGACGGAGATCGAGAACAAGAGGCGGCAGCTCGAGGATGACCGGcggcagctgcagcacctcaag TCCAAGGCTCTGCGGGAGAggtggctgctggagggggCCCCGTCCTCCGCCTCCGAGGAGGATGAGGCGATGAAGAAGCAAATGCAGGAGGATGAAGTGAAGAccaaggagctggaggaaaCCATCCAGAG gctggagaaggagctggagaCGCTGGAGAACAGCAGCTCGGTGGCGTCCACCAAGGAGAACCTGGCCGAGGTGGCGGCGGTGCCGGCCAAGGAGGAGAAGGCCGAGATCGTCCCCAACGCGCAGAAG AGTCCCCTGGGCACAGCCGTAG CCAAGAAGGTCTCCAGCAGCCCCATGAAGGCGGTGGAAGGCACCGACATGATGAAGGCAG CCATGTACTCAGTGGAGATCACGGTGGAGAAGGACAGAGTTACTGGGGAGACCAAGGTCCTGTCCAGCACCACCCTTCTCCCCCAGAACCATTGTCTGCAAGGGGTCAAAGTGTACGAGGATGAGCTAAAAG TGGTGCACGCGGTGAGCGCCGAGGCTGGGGCCCTGCAGAACGGGGCGCACCCGCTCAGCTCCTCGGAGGTGGACGAGCTCCTTCACAAGGCGGACGAGGTGACCCTGAGCGAGGCCAAGGCGGGCGAGGAGGCGGCCGGCAGCGCCCCGTCCAGCCAGAAGCCGACGCCGCGCAGGGAGATCACGGGGCTGCAGGCGAAGCCAAGGGAAAACTCCACGGCGCTGCCGCCGGGCGAGGGCGCGGAGCCGAGCCGGGAGCAGCCGGTCACCATGATCTTCATGGGCTACCAGAACGTGGAAGACGAGAACGAGACCAAgaaggtgctggggctggagggcacCATCAAGGCCGAGCTGGTGGTGATCGAGGACGCCGAGAGCAAGCCGGAGCCGGCGGGCAAGGACCACGCGCCGCCCAACGGCACCGCGCTGGagcccgcggccgccccgcagCAGGGGGAGGAGGCCCCGGGCGGGCAGAAGCCGGGTGCCAACGCCACGGAAGCCAAGGAGGCCGAGCAGGACATGGACGCGAAGAAGCAGCGCTGCAAATGCTGCACGGTGATGTGA
- the MISP gene encoding mitotic interactor and substrate of PLK1 gives MDRVTRHLVFQLPQTAHRHDHAPADGDDDVFGSSQYGSQRVENGYEWRTRLKSPSYFLDGGKDVWTPSPDRESRLEVVRSGSLYDLRAYRGERKPSKLYEDDEQEQYRLHPPNISPEKAKELEDERREVIRGQVVRKSSTMAERWSSMDELSSINAGAGGQGEGKHKGTSTSSFGIYFDKTSSGRAATPIDPESIDREQINFAAARQQFLMLEKTSPGSLLSPGQHAVSPKPEAMTRISRQEWQSPETATKAERGYGDAGVPSQGRTDTSTYQVYNVSYRTPVKAEGYAQGRDDAGRLYHTGKTSSLTKASSRDDLDSGLGEMYTEGSTGYVSNGSVEVFNGLVEVRNSSSSPDKELKASNETPIEREIRRALEREENLWKERGIQRLTSSSELVEIQTKPLLSMHASPVPGRKGKDKSRASFYVQREIEQETKREEDLKRQGRLLGLYDRGTQQELDERKKVFEQEETPPPKPAPARRAEERRSWVHEEQPSSHGSGPAEDTRAGRALSTHTVTLTRSQAAQPRSVPPAGERGRGEPPAHDHASASAGRWAREDSQGGRLPGSTPSPAGPGVLRKEHFSFPFWKPRISFVDDMGTQSPLRREKGPDGEDGRDEQYTLRTWKPQTSTLIEEEIRSDLQREEELQEQRRRRQQFEGSSLGSNDGFSREGSHSRHSSAASGASGSYSVSGSPVPTPSSRQAGVLGLVSSFTPLRVAAPGPDSSDSLSPDSAHSSTFEERRRRMKEDGKYAGIEPVDKINTEVVESTRVGRHKSAMAQRWEAGLYVRDED, from the exons ATGGACAGGGTCACCAGGCACCTGGTCTTCCAGCTCCCGCAGACGGCGCACCGACACGACCACGCGCCCGCGGATGGCGACGACGACGTGTTTGGGTCCTCTCAGTACGGCAGCCAGAGGGTGGAAAATGGCTACGAGTGGAGAACGAGGCTGAAGTCGCCCTCGTATTTCCTGGATGGTGGAAAGGACGTCTGGACCCCTTCCCCAGACAGGGAGTCCAGGCTGGAGGTGGTTCGGTCGGGAAGCCTGTACGACCTGAGGGCTTACAGGGGTGAGAGGAAGCCCTCGAAGCTTTATGAGGATGACGAGCAGGAACAGTACAGGCTCCATCCACCAAACATCTCGCCCGAGAAAGCAAAGGAGCTGGAGGACGAGAGGAGGGAGGTGATCCGGGGGCAGGTGGTGAGGAAGAGCTCCACCATGGCCGAGAGGTGGAGCTCCATGGATGAGCTGAGCTCCATCAACGCGGGCGCGGGCGGCCAGGGGGAAGGCAAGCACAAGggcaccagcacctccagcttcGGCATTTACTTTGACAAGACATCCTCGGGGAGGGCAGCAACGCCCATCGACCCCGAAAGCATAGACAGGGAGCAGATCAACTTCGCCGCCGCCCGGCAGCAGTTCCTGATGCTGGAGAAGACCAGCCCGGGCTCCCTGCTCAGCCCGGGGCAGCACGCCGTGTCTCCGAAGCCAGAGGCGATGACAAGAATCTCTAGGCAAGAGTGGCAAAGTCCTGAGACCGCCACGAAGGCTGAGAGAGGTTACGGCGACGCCGGTGTGCCCAGCCAGGGCAGGACGGACACGAGCACTTACCAGGTGTACAACGTCTCCTACAGGACGCCCGTGAAGGCGGAGGGTTACGCTCAGGGAAGGGATGATGCCGGGAGGTTATATCACACCGGGAAAACATCCAGCCTGACCAAAGCGTCGTCCAGAGACGACCTGGACTCTGGCTTGGGGGAGATGTACACCGAGGGCAGCACAGGCTACGTCAGCAATGGAAGCGTGGAGGTCTTCAATGGCCTCGTGGAagtgaggaacagcagcagcagccccgacAAGGAGCTGAAGGCCAGCAACGAGACGCCCATCGAGCGGGAGATCCGCAGGGCactggagagggaggagaacCTCTGGAAAGAGAGGGGCATCCAGCGGCTGACCTCCAGCAGCGAGCTGGTGGAAATCCAGACCAAGCCTCTGCTCTCCATGCACGCGTCTCCTGTTCCgggcaggaaagggaaggaCAAAAGCCGCGCTTCCTTCTACGTCCAGCGGGAAATAGAGCAGGAAACCAAGCGCGAAGAGGATCTGAAGAGGCAAGGGCGGCTGCTGGGGCTGTATGACCGGGGGACGCAGCAGGAGCTGGACGAGCGCAAGAAGGTGTTCGAGCAGGAGGAAACCCCCCCGCCCAAACCGGCCCCCGCGAGAAGGGCAGAGGAGCGGAGGAGCTGGGTCCACGAGGAGCAGCCCTCGAGCCACGGCTCCGGCCCCGCGGAGGACACGCGGGCCGGGAGAGCCCTGTCCACCCACACGGTGACCCTGACGCGCTCCCAGGCGGCCCAGCCCCGCTCCGTGCCGCCCGCCGGCGAGAGGGGccgcggggagcccccggcGCACGACCACGCTTCCGCCAGCGCCGGCAGATGGGCACGTGAGGATTCCCAGGGAGGAAGGCTTCCCGGCTCCACCCCGAGCCCCGCGGGACCGGGCGTCCTGCGCAAGGAGcacttctccttccccttctggAAACCCAGGATCTCCTTCGTGGACGACATGGGGACGCAGAGCCCgctgaggagggagaaggggccGGATGGGGAGGACGGCCGGGACGAGCAGTACACGCTGAGGACGTGGAAGCCCCAGACGTCGACGCTGATCGAGGAGGAGATTCGGAGCGACCTGCAGCgggaagaggagctgcaggagcagcgcAGGCGGCGGCAGCAGTTCGAAGGCTCCTCCCTGGGCAGCAACGACGGCTTCTCCAGGGAGGGCTCCCACTCGCGCCACAGCTCAG CCGCCTCAGGTGCCAGCGGCAGCTACTCGGTGTCGGGGTCCCCGGTGCCCACCCCCTCCTCGCGCCAGGCGGGGGTCCTGGGCCTGGTGTCGTCCTTCACCCCGCTGCGCGTGGCGGCTCCCGGCCCGGACAGCAGCGACAGCCTCAGCCCCGACTCGGCTCACTCCAGCACCTtcgaggagaggaggaggaggatgaaggaggACGGCAAG tACGCAGGCATCGAGCCCGTGGACAAAATCAACACGGAG GTGGTGGAGAGCACGCGGGTGGGGCGGCACAAGAGCGCCATGGCACAGCGCTGGGAGGCCGGGCTCTACGTGCGGGACGAGGACTGA